A single genomic interval of Pseudomonas sp. FeN3W harbors:
- a CDS encoding universal stress protein yields the protein MNIMIAYDNSRNARKALDATLEMFGLLKPLIMLIGVVEETRDTSDSAVELYERERREFQAFLQEAAAKVSAFGLDVDVMLAEGDARKMILKAAEHKKPDLLVIARHSNEPDGGFISRSLNLLVDELDYMTFGSVSAFLARRAPCPVLIQACP from the coding sequence ATGAACATCATGATTGCCTACGACAACTCGCGTAACGCCCGCAAAGCCCTGGACGCCACGCTCGAGATGTTCGGTCTGTTGAAGCCGCTGATCATGCTGATCGGCGTGGTGGAAGAAACCCGCGACACCAGCGATTCGGCGGTCGAGCTGTACGAGCGCGAGCGTCGCGAATTCCAGGCCTTCCTGCAGGAGGCGGCGGCCAAGGTCAGCGCCTTCGGCCTCGATGTCGACGTGATGCTCGCCGAAGGCGACGCCCGCAAGATGATTCTCAAGGCCGCCGAGCACAAGAAGCCCGACCTGCTGGTCATCGCGCGGCATTCCAACGAACCGGACGGCGGCTTCATCTCCCGCTCGCTGAATCTCCTGGTCGACGAACTCGACTACATGACCTTCGGCAGCGTCAGCGCCTTCCTGGCCCGCCGGGCGCCTTGCCCGGTCCTGATTCAAGCCTGCCCCTGA
- a CDS encoding NarK/NasA family nitrate transporter, whose translation MSNIEKWDVEDQIFWDTTGKRVANRNLWISIPSLLMGFAIWLMWGIVTVQMLNLGFPFAPAELFTLTAIAGLTGATLRIPASFMIRIAGGRNTIFLTTALLMIPAAGAGFALQSQDTPLWVFQLLAFLSGIGGGNFACSMSNISTFFPKNQQGLALGLNAGLGNFGVTTMQILIPLVMTAGVFGAAAGAPMELIKDSGTLIGKIAAGTDTWIQNAGWVWLLFLVPLAFAGWFGMNNLLVISPTPGYPLNAFGKILGLYAVAFAAAAVGLYLYLPAPTGLGVLNMWGVMLLTIGATLGMLRLLPGSISPNIKRQFAIFRDKHTWSMSILYILTFGSFIGFSMALPLSITVIFGFINEVGADGVVTRVANPNAPSALTYAWIGPFIGALIRPLGGWISDKVGGSIVTQVISVVMVIASVAAGYVMHQAYGSAQPEEYFFLFLVLFLVLFAASGIGNGSTFRTIGVIYDREKAGPVLGWTSAVAAYGSFVAPIVIGEQVKAGTPEVAMYGFAVFYALCLILNWWFYLRPNAYVKNP comes from the coding sequence ATGAGCAATATCGAAAAGTGGGACGTGGAGGACCAGATCTTCTGGGACACCACTGGCAAGCGGGTCGCCAATCGCAATCTGTGGATATCCATCCCGAGCCTGCTGATGGGCTTCGCCATCTGGCTGATGTGGGGCATCGTCACGGTGCAGATGCTCAACCTGGGCTTTCCCTTCGCGCCGGCCGAGCTGTTCACCCTGACCGCCATCGCCGGTCTCACCGGCGCCACCCTGCGCATCCCGGCATCGTTCATGATTCGCATCGCCGGTGGGCGCAACACCATCTTCCTCACCACCGCGCTGCTGATGATCCCGGCGGCCGGTGCCGGCTTCGCCCTGCAGAGCCAGGACACGCCGCTGTGGGTATTCCAGCTGCTGGCCTTTCTCTCCGGCATCGGCGGCGGCAATTTCGCCTGCTCGATGAGCAACATCAGCACCTTCTTCCCGAAGAACCAGCAAGGCCTGGCACTGGGCCTGAACGCGGGCCTGGGCAACTTCGGCGTGACCACCATGCAGATCCTGATTCCGCTGGTGATGACCGCCGGGGTGTTCGGTGCGGCGGCTGGCGCGCCGATGGAGCTGATCAAGGACAGCGGCACGCTGATCGGCAAGATCGCTGCCGGCACCGACACCTGGATCCAGAACGCCGGTTGGGTCTGGCTGTTGTTCCTGGTGCCGCTGGCCTTTGCCGGCTGGTTCGGCATGAACAACCTGCTGGTGATCTCGCCGACCCCAGGCTACCCGCTGAACGCCTTCGGCAAGATCCTCGGCCTCTATGCCGTGGCCTTCGCCGCCGCCGCGGTCGGTCTGTACCTCTACCTGCCTGCGCCGACCGGCCTCGGTGTGCTGAACATGTGGGGCGTGATGCTGCTGACCATCGGCGCGACGCTCGGCATGCTGCGCCTGCTGCCGGGCAGCATCAGCCCGAACATCAAGCGCCAGTTCGCGATCTTCCGCGACAAGCACACCTGGTCGATGAGCATTCTCTACATCCTGACCTTCGGCTCCTTCATCGGCTTCTCCATGGCACTGCCGCTGTCGATCACGGTGATCTTCGGCTTCATCAACGAAGTCGGTGCCGACGGTGTGGTGACCCGCGTCGCCAACCCCAACGCGCCGAGTGCGCTGACCTACGCCTGGATCGGCCCCTTCATCGGCGCCCTGATCCGTCCGCTGGGCGGCTGGATCTCCGACAAGGTCGGCGGCTCCATCGTCACCCAGGTGATCTCGGTGGTGATGGTCATCGCCTCGGTCGCCGCCGGCTATGTGATGCACCAGGCCTACGGCTCGGCCCAGCCCGAGGAGTACTTCTTCCTCTTCCTGGTGCTGTTCCTGGTGCTGTTCGCCGCCAGCGGCATCGGCAACGGCTCGACCTTCCGCACCATCGGCGTGATCTACGACCGCGAGAAGGCCGGCCCGGTACTCGGCTGGACCTCCGCTGTCGCCGCCTACGGCTCCTTCGTCGCGCCGATCGTGATCGGCGAACAGGTCAAGGCCGGCACCCCGGAAGTGGCCATGTACGGCTTCGCGGTGTTCTACGCGCTGTGCCTGATCCTCAACTGGTGGTTCTACCTGCGCCCCAACGCCTACGTGAAGAACCCCTGA
- a CDS encoding histidine kinase — MSHRQSDDPTMSPTESEQLSTRHSIVFNTLVAFVVIIGFSLISMLASLYLADALEGDAEAINQAGSLRMQAYRLAFTAEQGPQAVLEERIVTLERTLLSASLRSALHRHGATELPALHAGVLRHWQQRMRPLLDTQPPRLEEYRQEAPEFVSELNVFVRTLQEASEGKLGVIRALQAGTLFVIVLIAFVLIYGLHNNLATPLRSLTKMARDIGKGDFSGQVQIPGDTELSLLARTLNQMSQELASLYAEMEQKVDDKTAALTRSNATLQLLFNSARMLYSQPDDPSQMMGSLLNKVQQILGTGSITLCLNRSAAAGSHTAMTSRSLQPPEYCQLPQCGSCPVNQSGRLPSGEELMTFELRSGHDDLGSLRVAYPAGDTLASWQTLLLTTLADLFAASLSLAQLGQKQARLALMEERAVIARELHDSLAQALSAQKLQLARLKRLMQKESSQAQLDDSVQQIDQGLNAAYRQLRELLTTFRIKVNEPGLRPAVQATIEEFGANSGLQILSDYRLDHCPLTPNEEVHCLQIIREALSNVVKHAEADRCWLSLTQDGNGTIRVRIEDDGIGIRPEEQRAGHYGLIILHERASSLNGSISIGLRPGGGTLVHLRFPPAYRHIPLTQEPVTHERRDNHTNPAGRRPSHDASGPA; from the coding sequence ATGAGCCACCGCCAGAGCGATGATCCGACCATGTCCCCAACCGAAAGCGAGCAGCTCTCCACCCGCCATTCGATCGTGTTCAACACCCTGGTGGCGTTCGTGGTCATCATCGGTTTTTCGCTGATCAGCATGCTCGCCAGCCTGTACCTGGCCGATGCCCTGGAAGGCGACGCCGAAGCGATCAACCAGGCCGGCAGCCTGCGCATGCAGGCCTATCGCCTGGCGTTCACCGCCGAGCAGGGCCCGCAGGCCGTGCTCGAAGAACGCATCGTCACGCTCGAACGCACCCTGCTTTCCGCCTCCCTGCGCTCGGCCCTGCACCGCCACGGCGCGACCGAACTGCCCGCGCTGCATGCCGGTGTGCTGCGCCACTGGCAGCAGCGCATGCGCCCACTGCTGGACACGCAGCCGCCGCGGCTGGAGGAGTATCGCCAGGAAGCCCCGGAGTTCGTCAGCGAGCTGAATGTCTTCGTGCGGACGCTGCAGGAGGCCTCCGAAGGCAAGCTCGGCGTGATCCGCGCGCTACAGGCCGGGACGCTGTTCGTCATCGTGCTGATCGCCTTCGTGCTGATCTACGGCCTGCACAACAACCTGGCGACACCGCTGCGCAGCCTGACCAAGATGGCCCGCGACATCGGCAAGGGCGACTTCAGCGGCCAGGTGCAGATTCCCGGCGACACCGAACTGAGTCTGCTGGCCCGCACGCTCAACCAGATGAGCCAGGAACTGGCCAGCCTCTACGCGGAAATGGAGCAGAAGGTCGATGACAAGACCGCCGCGCTGACCCGCAGCAATGCCACCTTGCAACTGCTGTTCAACAGCGCGCGCATGCTCTACAGCCAACCCGACGACCCGAGCCAGATGATGGGCTCGCTGCTGAACAAGGTGCAGCAGATCCTCGGCACCGGCTCCATCACGCTGTGCCTGAACCGCTCGGCAGCCGCCGGCAGCCACACCGCCATGACTTCCCGCAGCCTGCAACCGCCGGAGTACTGCCAGCTGCCGCAATGCGGCAGCTGTCCGGTCAACCAGTCGGGGCGGCTACCCAGTGGCGAAGAACTGATGACCTTCGAGTTGCGCTCCGGCCATGACGATCTCGGCTCGCTACGCGTCGCCTATCCCGCCGGCGATACGCTGGCCTCCTGGCAGACCCTGCTGCTGACCACCTTGGCCGACCTCTTCGCCGCCTCGCTGAGCCTCGCGCAGCTGGGCCAGAAACAGGCGCGCCTGGCGCTCATGGAGGAGCGCGCGGTGATCGCCCGCGAGCTGCACGATTCCCTGGCGCAGGCGTTGTCCGCGCAGAAGCTGCAGCTGGCCCGTCTAAAACGCCTGATGCAGAAGGAAAGCAGCCAGGCGCAGTTGGACGACAGCGTGCAGCAGATCGACCAGGGCCTGAACGCGGCCTACCGCCAGCTGCGCGAACTGCTGACGACCTTCCGCATCAAGGTCAACGAACCCGGGCTACGACCGGCGGTGCAGGCGACCATCGAGGAGTTCGGCGCCAACTCCGGCCTGCAGATCCTGAGCGACTACCGTCTCGACCACTGCCCGCTAACGCCCAACGAGGAAGTGCACTGCCTGCAGATCATCCGCGAGGCGCTGAGCAACGTGGTCAAGCACGCCGAGGCCGACCGCTGCTGGCTGAGCCTGACCCAGGACGGCAACGGCACCATTCGCGTCAGGATCGAGGACGACGGCATCGGCATCCGCCCCGAAGAGCAACGCGCCGGCCACTACGGCCTGATCATCCTGCACGAACGCGCCAGCAGCCTGAACGGCAGCATCAGCATCGGCCTGCGTCCCGGCGGCGGCACCCTGGTCCACCTGCGCTTCCCGCCCGCCTATCGCCACATCCCCCTTACACAGGAGCCTGTCACGCATGAACGAAGGGACAACCACACGAATCCTGCTGGTCGACGACCATCCCATGATGCGTCGGGGCCTGCGTGA
- the narL gene encoding two-component system response regulator NarL, whose translation MMRRGLRDLLELEDDLEMVGEAGNGEDAIRLAQAVEPDLILMDLNMPGIDGLETTRRMRDADIDARIIMFTVSDEQSHVLEALRNGADGYLLKDMDAEQLIEQIRIAATGRMALSPELTQVLAEAIRVRPKPTGQVQFSSLTKREKEVLRLIAKGQSNKMIARKLGITEGTVKVHVKNLLHKLGLRSRVEAAVWVLENEAKG comes from the coding sequence ATGATGCGTCGGGGCCTGCGTGACCTGCTGGAGCTGGAAGACGACCTGGAGATGGTCGGCGAGGCCGGCAACGGCGAGGACGCCATCCGCCTGGCCCAGGCGGTCGAGCCCGATCTGATCCTGATGGACCTGAACATGCCGGGCATCGACGGGCTGGAGACCACGCGGCGCATGCGCGACGCGGACATCGATGCACGGATCATCATGTTCACCGTTTCCGACGAGCAGAGCCATGTCCTCGAGGCGCTGCGCAACGGCGCCGACGGCTACCTGCTCAAGGACATGGACGCCGAACAGCTGATCGAGCAGATCCGCATCGCTGCCACCGGTCGCATGGCCCTCAGCCCCGAGCTGACCCAGGTGCTCGCCGAGGCCATCCGGGTGCGTCCCAAGCCCACCGGCCAGGTGCAGTTTTCCAGCCTGACCAAGCGCGAGAAGGAAGTCCTGCGACTGATCGCCAAGGGCCAGAGCAACAAGATGATCGCGCGCAAGCTCGGCATCACCGAAGGCACCGTGAAAGTCCACGTGAAGAACCTGCTGCACAAGCTGGGCCTGCGTTCGCGGGTCGAGGCGGCCGTCTGGGTGCTGGAGAACGAAGCGAAGGGCTGA
- a CDS encoding type IV pili methyl-accepting chemotaxis transducer N-terminal domain-containing protein: MFKILLPTSLLLGLLAASLPCQAAISDAEAVNRAGMQRMLGQRIAKSYLMIGTDTRVDLAASQLDSSIASVEENAQLLDEYAANEAIRKALEDATQTWHQYRQLALTQPDREQSAELLRLAERFLGQSEALVQEIERHSGSQAARLVNRSGRQRMLSQRIAMLYLAMTWKLPEQRLRGDFDAAVVEFERGLDELNKAPQNTEQINRQLDQIGAQWRFARAGFSLADDSRFVPTVIVTTSDSLLRKIEQLTLDYERLAGSSR; encoded by the coding sequence ATGTTCAAGATTCTGCTGCCCACTTCCCTGCTGCTCGGCCTGTTGGCCGCCAGCCTTCCCTGCCAAGCCGCCATCAGCGACGCCGAGGCGGTCAACCGCGCCGGCATGCAGCGCATGCTTGGCCAGCGCATCGCCAAGAGTTATCTGATGATCGGCACCGACACCCGCGTCGATCTTGCCGCCAGCCAGCTCGACAGCAGCATCGCCAGTGTCGAGGAGAACGCCCAGCTGCTCGACGAATACGCCGCCAACGAGGCCATCCGCAAGGCGCTCGAAGACGCCACGCAGACCTGGCATCAGTATCGCCAGCTGGCCCTGACCCAGCCGGATCGCGAACAGTCCGCCGAGCTGCTGCGCCTGGCCGAACGCTTCCTCGGTCAGAGCGAAGCGCTGGTGCAGGAGATCGAACGCCACAGCGGCAGTCAGGCGGCGCGCCTGGTCAACCGCAGCGGGCGCCAGCGCATGCTCAGCCAGCGCATTGCCATGCTCTACCTGGCGATGACCTGGAAACTGCCGGAGCAGCGCCTGCGTGGTGACTTCGACGCGGCAGTGGTGGAGTTCGAACGCGGCCTGGACGAGCTGAACAAGGCGCCGCAGAACACCGAGCAGATCAACCGCCAACTCGATCAGATCGGCGCGCAATGGCGTTTCGCCCGGGCGGGTTTCAGCCTCGCCGACGACTCGCGTTTCGTCCCGACGGTGATCGTCACCACCAGCGATTCGCTGCTGCGCAAGATCGAACAGCTGACGCTGGATTACGAGCGCCTGGCCGGCAGCAGCCGCTGA
- a CDS encoding Crp/Fnr family transcriptional regulator: protein MAMLTGSAVLNTLRRHHLFSGLAETALQDIATHTTVKRLPVGCTLFHQGDAAEHFHVLINGQVKLHRVTCDGQEKVIEVVRPGEAFAETLLFNKLPEHPLSATTLKESLVLNVQNAHYLRLLETQPQLCMQLLSSLSDRLNQRLHQIDNLTSSNVCQRVVRYLFQELQAARSGVIDLDLPKRLIASQLGIQPETLSRILHRLTDAGLIAVQRRRIEILDQHSLSAYLEAAA, encoded by the coding sequence ATGGCCATGCTGACCGGCTCTGCAGTGCTCAATACGTTGCGCCGTCATCATCTGTTCAGTGGGCTGGCCGAAACGGCCTTGCAGGACATAGCCACGCATACCACCGTCAAGCGTCTACCAGTCGGTTGCACGCTGTTCCATCAGGGCGATGCCGCCGAGCACTTTCATGTGCTGATCAACGGCCAGGTCAAGCTGCACCGGGTCACCTGCGATGGTCAGGAGAAGGTCATCGAGGTGGTCCGACCGGGCGAGGCCTTTGCCGAGACGCTGCTCTTCAACAAGCTGCCCGAGCATCCGCTGAGCGCCACCACGCTCAAGGAGAGCCTGGTGCTCAACGTGCAGAACGCCCACTACCTGCGCTTGCTCGAGACCCAGCCACAGCTATGCATGCAGCTGCTCAGCAGCCTCAGCGACCGACTCAACCAACGTCTGCACCAGATCGACAACCTGACCTCATCCAACGTCTGCCAGCGCGTGGTGCGCTATCTGTTCCAGGAGCTGCAGGCAGCGCGCAGCGGTGTGATCGACCTCGACCTACCCAAGCGCCTGATCGCCTCGCAACTGGGTATCCAACCGGAAACGCTGTCGCGCATCCTGCATCGTCTGACCGACGCAGGGTTGATCGCCGTGCAGCGGCGGCGCATCGAAATCCTCGACCAACATAGCCTCTCGGCCTACCTCGAAGCGGCGGCCTGA
- a CDS encoding DUF4345 domain-containing protein: protein MRFARFVLLAQALVMASLSLAYWFRPYEMANLNGMLLMEGASVSHMRVYYGGLQLGLALFLIWAARAPERARPALMMLMITMTALVLGRLVSLWLDGGELVGFDLASLFYRVLAVALAAAAWQLIRERPEPEPERLEPATRRLASEPPKPFKLGDGPPPVEPAPVEVAPQPFRRGDPGAQG from the coding sequence ATGCGTTTTGCCCGTTTCGTTCTGCTCGCGCAGGCGCTGGTGATGGCCAGTCTGAGCCTGGCCTACTGGTTCCGCCCCTACGAGATGGCCAATCTGAACGGCATGCTGCTGATGGAGGGCGCCTCGGTCAGCCACATGCGGGTCTACTACGGGGGCCTGCAACTGGGGTTGGCGCTGTTCCTGATCTGGGCCGCGCGTGCCCCCGAGCGAGCGCGCCCGGCCTTGATGATGCTGATGATCACCATGACCGCGCTGGTGCTCGGTCGCCTGGTGTCGCTGTGGCTGGATGGCGGCGAGCTGGTCGGTTTCGACCTGGCATCGCTGTTCTATCGTGTGCTGGCCGTCGCCCTTGCCGCAGCTGCCTGGCAGCTTATCCGCGAGCGTCCGGAGCCTGAGCCGGAGCGCCTCGAACCGGCCACGCGGAGGCTGGCCAGCGAGCCGCCGAAACCTTTCAAGCTTGGCGATGGTCCGCCGCCGGTCGAGCCGGCACCGGTTGAAGTCGCCCCACAGCCGTTCCGCCGCGGTGATCCCGGCGCCCAGGGCTGA